The following is a genomic window from Malus sylvestris chromosome 7, drMalSylv7.2, whole genome shotgun sequence.
TATTCATTTATTACTTTATTAGTTCGTGTTCTTCGTTTCAATTTGCAACCGGTGAAGTGTCAATTTACAAAACATACAagtaaaaaggtcgtacccagtgcacaaggctcccgctttacgcagggtttgGGTAAACATACAAGTAATTTagataaaaagaaaatgtaCAGAAACAACCATGTGTTTGAGTGGTAAACTACACACATTTAAGTTGattcattgataaaaaaaattacaaggcTATATAGGATTTCACAAGGTATGAAATCAGATTGAGAATATAATAATCAATCCGTCATTATCATCTCGTCGCCTTATTTGTTGTAAATCATACAAGTCTGCAAATAAATACCAATAGCAATATGACACTTCTTCATCATTCTCTTCTCTCGTTGCCTTATTCATTGTATCAACTATTTGTACCCAGCGTACACACAGAAAAGTGCTCGTACCAACTTAATAGCAAAAAACTAAGTATTGCAAGCAAGTTGGTACACAAAATTATCAAGGCACTGACCTGTGAATAGAAATCTATTCAATCATTCGTCACTTCAGAAAGCAATGGTTTATTTGAGAAGAATGCCTCCAAATTCGCCATTGCTAGATCAGTCAAATCCGTGAAACAGTCTGCTGTCATGGCAGCTTTATGTGGCGACAAAACAACATTACCTAGTTCAAAGAGCTCTTTCGGAACTTGAGGCTCATTCTCAAACACATCCAAGCCTGCACCTTTGATCTCTCCTTGTACCAAACACTGTACCATTTCCTTCTCATCGATAATAGCTCCACGCCCTACATTAACAATAACTCCCTCTCTTCCCAACGCCAACAAGATTTTCTTGTTAATCATGTGGTGCGTTTGAGCAGTCAACGCACAGCAAATGACAAGCACGTCGCTATTAGCTGCAAGTTCACAAACATCGAAATAGAAAGGGTATGAAACATATGGTTTTTCCTTCCTTGAGTAGTACAAGATTTTGCAGTCAAATGCCTCAAGTCTTTTAGCAACTTGTAAGCCAATATGTCCCAATCCAACGATACCAACTCGCTTCCCTCCTATCTGAAATTTCCAATCATCAAAACCGCTTTAAATTGCTATCACAAAGAAAAAGAGGAGAAGATAGATTCATAGTTTAAGTATCTATATGCAAATTTCAGTACATAACATAATTATAAAAACTGCTCCCATTTGTGTGAAAACTCCTTATCCTCCAAACTCTGTTCATTTGTAATATAGCCCCCACTATATTACATACCAATGATTTGACATGATAAGGAGAGGAGAGCCAAATTCAATTTCAGGCTCCCCACCAAAAAAACTTTCTACAATGCACCGGTAAATAGGATTCATTGCTTCAATAGAGAGCGGAATTTGCATGCTCTAATCTAAATATTTCAGTCTAGCAGCTGTAGCCGTTGATAAAACTGGAGCATCACGATTCACATACGCTGATGTAACGTAGAAGAATTAAAAGCAAATAAAAACCAATCAATCAAAATCTGTATTTTGACAATGACAAtctttaattttcacatcacatcaccaacaaacaaataaaaagtatGCTTCTATAGATTGAAATGCCCCAAGTATCTGATGTTCTGAAGCACTAAAAAAACTTATCGATTAAATTCAAGTAAGCTAAGAAGTTATGACCTTAGTACCGAGATCAAAATCTCCTTTGCTGACCCAAAACCCACCTCGGACAAACCGATTAGCCGCCGAAATCTTCCTCATGACATCCAAAAACAACCCCACAGCCATGTCAGCGACATCGGCAGCGAAGATTGGAGAGGAATTGGCAATGCGCACGCCGCGTGCTGCACACGCGGAAAAGTCAACATGGTCAAGGCCTGCGCTGAGGGTGATTAGGAGCTTCAAGGAGGGAAGTAATTGGAGGAGCTGGGCGGTGATGGGGGGTCCGAGGGCGGAGGAGAGGAGGACCTGGGTGGAGAAAGCGTGGGACTGGAGGAACTGGGCCTGAGGGAGAGGGGAGTCCCAGGCTTTGAGGAAGTGGAACTTGTGAGAGGCTTTGGACTCCAGGACTGTGAAGCAGGGATTTGGGAGAAGAAGCAGTACTTGAGGGAGTTGGGTgggattgtcttgtgccattgGATTATTTAGTCGTAGGATTATGGGACTTCGGACAATTGGGTGATTTTTTCTGAAATTGGGGATCGGGAAGGAGATGAATCTCTCCTAGTATTGATTAATGTTTAATGCGTTTTAATaacattttctttcaattagaTGCCGGTTGGGTTTAGGGACATCCAAAATATTTGTCCTGTTTGTCtcatgtgtttgttttgtttgcatGGGCTGTAGATCCGCTTGATATAATTCGAGTTCCTACAGCTTGTCTCAAATTTGTCTCGTTTATGcatttaatttgaattttaagaAATTTTGGAGTTTGGTTAAGTTTTTATTGCTTTTTAGATATTTCGAGAGTATATTCCCTTGAAATTGGGGTTCCTAGCTGAACTCGCAAAAATCGAGTCCAACAATGAATATTGTTACCATTCAGTACTACGATATggtgatatttctttttatttgtaagagagaggtcttaggttcgaatctcgtcaATGGCGAATTTGATGCCAAATTAGGTTCGAATATGTGAACTTTTGTGcgaaaacttaaaattgaggcGTTTTTATGTAGCCTCCTCGTTTTTAGGCTTCTTAAATTAAACATCTGCTTGTtttaacaatttgattatacaATCTCCTACAATTGTGGTGCCATGTGTATTTTAATTAACCCATTCTAATGTACCTAAGTTACATGACCTGCCATAGCCTTTAACAAATTAGATTTTGTTGTTTAGCTTCTTCATACGAAAAGAAAGGAGGTTCCAAGATTCTTGCAAACTAATGTCTCAGATAAgaaggatttgaatttaaggaTATTCATCATGTTAATTTGCTCTTGTGAAGAGCTTGAGGCTGGTACGTTGTGTGGTTTTTCAGTTTCAGTTTTTGCTCTTTGCTGGTACTAGCCATTAGATTCTTATCGGACCGACACAAAAGATTGCTTCAAGATAAGTGTTGATTTGAATGATCACATTCTTCCCATCAATGAACGTACTGTAAGTTTCAAATGCCGTCTTTCCCTGTCAAGGTCGGCATTGCTATTGAGGTTCCAATTATTGCTTTTTATTCAAATTATTGGTGTGTTGTTTTGATCATCTTTTGAAGTCGAAGGTTCTGTTTATTTTGTGtgttggctttggttggtacATTTGTTATCGTTCAGTAGTTGGTTTAACTttgctaattttttttgttatgttaTTATATTACAGTAGAAATGGGAATGATTGGTACATTTTGGTACGATTCTTTCTggggaatttttttattgttacatTTTGgtacgattttttttttgtgggaatTTTATAgctgattgtcatttttgaTTGGTCCATTTTGGTATGGTTCTTTTTGTGGAAATTCTTTTTGATTTTGTATATataaattggtacaaattattTGGTTCTTCAAATATTGGCTGCTTTTCAATATTTATAGCTCCTAAGTTAGTTAATTCCATTCCCAGATTGAAATAGCTAAGGTGCaaacattaaacatattttccTTTTGTCTTCAAAACACGCTGGAAAAGATAAACCTAAACCCTTTATGCATTAGCAGTTGAAAGAAAATAGTAAAATAGAAGCATTTATCTCTATCATGTAAGATTTCttctttatgtaaaaaaaaaaaaaaaaaaaaaagagataaatGTTGAGGATTGATTATCATTGTGACTGGATGATCCAATTATTTAGTTTGCGTACTTGTTTTTATTCTATTGTAGCAACTACTGATTAAAACTATTTCAGGTACATGATGGCGTTACCAACGACTAAGAATGGGAGCATGAACTACCGATCAAATCTTCTACACTTTGTTGGTTTGTATGGTACAATTAAAGAATATGTTAAAGTTGGACACAATATTCATATGAAGGCAACACCATTTTGGAGACTATACCGGGCATACAGAGATAAGCTTGTGACAGCCAAGCACTTTAGTGCTTTGGACAATGGTATCATTTTTGATAATCGAATAATATGACAAAGACCGAGGGTGCTTTGTATTCGGCATTCCTAATAAGGGGAAATATTTGGAATACACGAGCACGCcaagagagaaaataaaaaaaacaatatttatgTCTAAATATTTCTCAGATGTGGTCGACCGTGTTACCAAGACTAAAATTGAGGTATCCCTAAGAAATGTAGTTgcaagaagatcaaatgaagaGCGTTTAGACTTTGCACGTTTGATGTGCCTTGATTTCTGTAACACACTCTTATTGTGCAATAGTTCTACCCACATTTTGTGGAAACTTATGGGTATATGTGAGAAATTGGATCAAATTCAAACATATAATTGGGCAATGACGATTGCTGAATGTTTGAACAAATCTCTTGTACATATGCCAGTAAGCCACACTTAGTAATATGATGTGTTCTAGCTTTGTTGGTAAGTTTTTCgtagtgttttttttcttcttttgtttaaaAGTGTTATGTCTACTGAGTCTGATGGATTATCCTACTATTTAGGTTTTATACTTTTGGTTTGGTGGAAAAACAAGACTACTTACCCCCATCGTTGGTAGAGAGAACAAACTACCTAACTTTGTAAGCTGGAGTTTGGTACAACTCTACAAAACATTAATCAACatggacttgaaaactttggtaCTATGTTTATATATGTTGCATAATgacattatgtttttttttattaactttatttatttattgcatATTACATTGAAACTAAATGGATgatcatatatttttgttgaGTGCTTTCATTGTTTTTATGATCTGTTTTTGAATTCTTTCCATCTAAAGTCAATcgttataaaaataaatgtacCGACATTACATTATTGAAAGAACCTAACATTGAACACCAAATGGACCAACATCATTTATTTgtcatgaagaaaaaaaaagataaaaaaccTTTTATCAGTTGTGTGAAACATTGATCTAACAACTTATGGTggtacattttaaaatttatttgaaatgatatgtttgtttgtttcatttttattttattgaaacCTAAGTGGTGGGGGTTTTGTTGATGTAGGCctatgatgaagatgatgcatTGTCTGAAATACAGATAGAAATTCAGGCAGATGATCCTATTAAGCAAGATGAAGACGAACAGATTAATGATGTGTTTAAAGATTCTGGGATCGTAGTTGTTGCACATTTGATTGTACCTATTTCACCTATATTACATACTCCTACATCCAAATCTATAGAAAACAACATTAAAAATAACATGTGCAGTGTGAAGACAAGAAGTTCTCAATTTGAAGCACCTACATGGGATATAGTTCCAAGTTAATTCAATTCCCAACTATAAATATTTGAACAAGTACAATCGAATGACATGGATGGAGTGGAAAACatagatcaacttagtgctgaAAAAAGAAATTCTGAAGGAGTTGGAGCGATGAATATTAGGGGTGAAGAAGCTGATGTAGAAACTATTATGTTAAGCAAGGCATTGGCTACAACTGAATCTGAATTGGAtgaagcaaataaaagaaaatgaagcaaatgaaagaaaacaagCATATCCAAAAATAGAATCCATAATCAGaagagtgaaaagaaaacaTGTGCAAAAGGTACTTCAAAAAATGTACTATGAatatgcaaatacaaaaaaaaaaatggactaTGTGAAACACAAAAATTATGGCTTTGTTGAATCAATGAGGAATGTTGGTAATGTAGATGATGAAAATGCAAAGAAATGAAAGGAGATGAAGCCATCTGGATGCCTACCACCTCATGATCCAATTACAGAGGAGATAGATTGTGATACTTATGTTATGAAGAAGGTTGCAAGAAAATGTCttgagaaaaatatatattgttCTGTTTGAAATGTTTGTGAGTTCCATATTTGATGAAGATGGTAATAAATGCCTTCAAAACTTCATAAATAGCGAGTATTTAGGGTAAGTAATCATATACACCATTGTATAGTCATATTATAGTACATGTACATTTATGCAATTCAATTGGAGCATTGTACTTAACATGTCTTATACTTATTGTACCATGTATAACATGATATATTATGGTCAGGAAAGACAACTCAAATAATGCAAAAGGATGTAAAGTTTCTAACCACAAACAAGGGAATCACCACGCAGGTGATTAATGGGTCAGTTGAAGGTATAAAGATTAGTAAAAGAAAAATCTATGTAGTGTGTTGTACTTGTAGACCATAGATGCGTACGCGGAAGTGCTATTTACTAGGCTAGCAAATGATAAGAAATTGAAACATAAGTGACCATTCTTGTCTCGATATGTATTGAAATGATATTTGCATATTTGGGTTTATTATTTTTACAAATGTTGGcagattttttaaatttttttttttacttattgaATGTTATAAGTAGTTCATTATGTATTTGTTATGATCATGTCAAAATAGGAATACCACAAGATGAATGATATCTCAAAAGTACAAAAGGTTCTTTATTGTTAAACGAGTATGGCAAGTATGACCTTTATTCTTCCCCTTGAGGAATGATGAGTAATATCACTTCATTTTACTTATCCTCCACATGCCTAACATGTTGTGGCTACACTATGATAAAAAACTGCCAAGAAGTGGAATTGCTTATAATCCATGCTATAAATATGCAGAAAAAATGGTGATCATTCTATACCCTTGTTGGTACGTTGAAAATATGATTGGTTTAGATGAATTAACAAGGTTTTTGTATGTGATTACAAAAGGAAGATATAATGACATTCTTATTTCATCATAAGAAAGGAGCAAAGTCGACATTGCGTAGTGAAAAAATAACAAACGTGTAGTTATACGTACCAACACTATAAGTGGTGCTGGTGCTATCAAACAACCTCTAAATGACAATGAAATAGCAACTTTGGAGATTCTAAATGGCATGGACCTTGATATCCTTATGCAGGGAACCTTACATAACCAGCAACAAGAATCAGGCTCATAAGTACATAAATATGTACACTATCATTGCTTTGTGTGTGTAACTAACATTTATCTATTGCAGATTAGATTGTGGTGTTGCAGTTATAAACATCATAGAGAGCTTGACTAATGACGTATCTATTTTCGAACATTTTGAAGACGATGACATGAAGGAAATGAGAGCCAAAATAGTAAGCAGTCTCTAAAACAATGAACTTAATTGGAGCCAACAGTAGGCAAAATGCTACTATATAAGTACTAGTCGAATTGCTATCTTTTCAATTACATTCCAATGATGCACTTGGTTGGACCTTCATTATGACAATATTTTGGTTTAGTAGAGAGTTTGATTGAAAAGTACTTGTAAGTTATTTCCTTTGCACTGTTAAAAATGTAAGTCGAATTTATgctattttatttctatttgtgCATTGGTTCAAATATACTGTTACATTTTTAATTTGGTACATTATTAGATTGCAAATTTGTAATGTACCAAGAGTTTGGTACGTTATTTAATATTATGCTGACACATATTGATCGTTTGGTtcatgaaataatattaaactacatgtaccaaaatgtttggtacataaattttttattattgaaacaCATCGGTTTGGCAAAACGTTATACAATGTACATATATTATGCACCAAGAGTGTGGTACATTACTAATTGTTATGTTGACATATATTGACAGTTTGGTtcatgaaataatattaaattagaTCGTATCAAACATTTGGTACGTAAAGTTTTTACTTTTGAAACGTATCGGTCTGACAAAATGTTATATAGTGTGCATATAAATGTACCAGGAGTTTGGtatgttacttaatgttatgttgatgcatATTGATCATTTGGTtcatgaaataatattaaattagaTTGTACCAAACATTTGGTatgtaaaatttttatttttgaaacatataGGCCTAGAGAAATGTTATACAAAGTTTGTTTGTAATGTACCAGGAGTTTGGTACATTACTTAATGTTATGTTGATACATATTGATCGTTTGGTttatgaaataatattaaattagaTCATACTAGACGTTTAGTatgtgaaatttttatttttaaaacgtATCGGCCTAGAGAAAGTGTGCTTGGCCTAAACATGAATATAATATGTTGTTTGGTTTTGATCATCTTCTGAAGTCGAAAGCCTTGATCGCCATTTTCAACTATTAAACTTATTCGTAGTTTGACACAATGCTTTTGGTACGTTTTGGAAAAGTCCAAAACGGAACTAAGGTGGAATCTATTATTCTATATCGAACCTATcaaagaaatgataaaaaaaaaaacataatgatTTATTACCAATTGAAAAATGCGTGATTAAAATAAAGTTCCAGTATTCCAAAGAAAATGTAAAACCATAGTCAGCACaagcaaatttaaaaaaaaaatgatagatATGAATGATAATCAAAAGGGTTCTGAGCAAGTGTTCTTGGGTGTCCAAGCTACTTACACCTCTCATAATTCATTGATGTTGGTTCTTCCTCATTAGACTTAATCCTCTTGACTCTTGGTCTGCTGGGTTGTTTTCTTGTCACTAGAGGCTTGATGGAAAAATCCTTCACTATATCAAGTGGGGGTTGATGGATGTTAGGAATTGGCTCAATTGGAAAAGAATACGAAGACTTATAATAATCAGATGTGAAATAGTCTTCAATGTAATCATAAGCATTGCTCGTTGTGCACGATAGCTGCAACTGCATTTGAGCAAGGGAAACCTTTAACCTGCCATTGACGACATGAATAATACCATTTTCCAAGTCCACCATCACCAAATCATAACTATGTACTTCAGATACAAACTCGCTTGATCGACTAATGTGCCAATGTCTTCCCACCTCCAATAACTTATCCAATTGTTTCTCCATTTCGGGGCATAAATAGGAATTCAATTTCTCTGCAGCAATACGTCTGTCAGTATTGGTAACCATCATTTTAACTCTTCACTCAGAATAAGAATGGAATGGCAAGACGGAAAGCTAGTCTTCTTACCGCTCCGTCGGTCCTTCAAACCCGGAAATTGTAGACAAGAGTGAGCAGAGAAGAGCTTTGATTGCTAATCCACGCGGAAAGGCTGTTTATTACGAATCATGTGCAAATGCAATCAAGCATTCCTTTCTACCAATTGGAATATTGGTAATAATCGTTCTTTCCTAATCCAAGAATTGAATGGCTCGACACCACATCTCACCGTACTTGCCAAATAAAAATTGTCAATCAAAACAGTGCATAATCCTAAAATTATGTTGTTCCATAACCAAGTTTTCATACTAACTAAGAACTCCTAAAAATTATATTGTTCAATGAAAGCATAAAAAGAGAAGGGGGAGGGGggaaatgaagaaaatgaatAGTGGTAGGAAAGTAGGTCTTAAACCAAATCATGTACACAAACACCTCTTCATTAATACTCAATATAACAAATGTACCTGACACTTAAGAAGATTGCATCTGAATAGTTCTCTTTGGGCAAGTCCTCCAAAAATTTGCCAATTAGTTCAccaccattttttttctcaaaatttgCATGTTTACCTCAAACACTTATGGAGTGGACGAATAAGCACAGTTCTTGAATAATTCAACAATTTTCTTATGAAACTTTTTCCCTAAATCAACAGGATATGTGGTCTTAGTATTCTTTTCTATGTGGTAAATACAAAATCCATGTGGAGAAGTAGGGAAACGGCCTAGGGttggaaaaaattcccaaaattccCAAACCAAGCCGAAAAAGTTCCGAACCCAAACTGAAAaatcccaaaaccaaaaccatcccgaAGTTCGGTAATCCCGTCCCAAAAATTACTGAAGTATTCggtatgggattggtttccaaatctcaCTTGTTCGGCAATCCCGAAATCCTGAAATCTTTTGTTTCCCAttggcttttggcttttggTTCCCCCTTTCCAACTCAAAAGTAGGAGCCTTGGCTCCCACTAGCAGAAGgcacaaaaataatataaaaaggaAAGgcacaaaaataatataaaaagtacaaagaacaaaaataaGGTGTGTGGATTGTGggcttttgttttggttttgaatcTTGAGGCAGAGAAAAGCAGTCTTCATGTTGAGAAGCAGATAGAAGAAGGAGCTACTGTTGAAAGCTCTCTCAAATCTTCGAAGCTCTCTCGTCTCTAATATCGACCCATCTCATTCTTTATCCTTTCTGAAGCTTTCTCTGAATTAGGGTTCGAATGAGGATTTACAAATTAGGGATTTACGATTTAGAGCTTTTGATTGTTTTGATTTGGATTTCTTGATTAATTTTATGTCGATTGGTTGAT
Proteins encoded in this region:
- the LOC126628817 gene encoding glyoxylate/hydroxypyruvate reductase HPR3-like, with the translated sequence MAQDNPTQLPQVLLLLPNPCFTVLESKASHKFHFLKAWDSPLPQAQFLQSHAFSTQVLLSSALGPPITAQLLQLLPSLKLLITLSAGLDHVDFSACAARGVRIANSSPIFAADVADMAVGLFLDVMRKISAANRFVRGGFWVSKGDFDLGTKIGGKRVGIVGLGHIGLQVAKRLEAFDCKILYYSRKEKPYVSYPFYFDVCELAANSDVLVICCALTAQTHHMINKKILLALGREGVIVNVGRGAIIDEKEMVQCLVQGEIKGAGLDVFENEPQVPKELFELGNVVLSPHKAAMTADCFTDLTDLAMANLEAFFSNKPLLSEVTND